Proteins encoded within one genomic window of Brassica rapa cultivar Chiifu-401-42 chromosome A09, CAAS_Brap_v3.01, whole genome shotgun sequence:
- the LOC103837884 gene encoding E3 ubiquitin-protein ligase ORTHRUS 2 — MDRCGEIQLPCDADDVCMRCKSKIPSEECLTCSTCVTPWHVSCLRSPPATLASTQSWECPDCSGDVDPAPASGLNPNSSSLVAAIRAIEADASLNEAQKAKKRQQLVSGKAVEEEDEEKEKKEEQQSDDFLVSLRKNVSCSICLQLPERPVTTPCGHNFCLKCFQKWVAGKRKPTCGTCRASIPKKMKDNPRINSVLVSAIRLAMVSKSTTVSTAKTYQFIRNVDRPEKAFTTERAKKTGKANACSGRIYVTVPSDHFGPILAGNDPDRNQGVLVGEAWEDRQECRQWGAHFPHVAGIGGQSSYGAQSVALSGGYKDDEDHGEWFLYTGSGGRDLTGNKRTNKDQAFDQQFTKSNAALRLSCKMGYPVRVVRSHKEKRSAYAPAEKSVRYDGVYRIEKCWRKVGIQGKRVCRYLFVRCDNEPAPWTSDELGDRPRPLPSIPELKKATDMFVRTESPSWDFDESDGRWKWMKSPPASRKAIAALDPAARKAMKGGGNKRDKFLKEFGCQICRKVMSSPVTTPCAHNFCKECLTGKFAGITQVRQRSRGGRTLRAQKNVMKCPCCPNDISDFLQNPQVNRELMDVIEEVKKKKELEERQDEGNSENSAEGGNTGSEEEEEDQEEEEEEEEEEEEEEEEEEDEEEESEVHVSEDEPAAKKIKLSA, encoded by the exons ATGGATCGTTGTGGTGAAATTCAACTCCCTTGCGACGCCGATGACGTATGCATGCGATGCAAATCCAAAATCCCGTCGGAAGAGTGCCTCACGTGCAGCACGTGCGTCACCCCTTGGCACGTGTCGTGCCTCCGATCCCCTCCCGCGACCCTCGCCTCCACCCAGTCGTGGGAGTGTCCCGACTGCTCCGGCGACGTCGATCCCGCCCCTGCTTCCGGCTTAAACCCTAACTCCTCGAGCCTAGTGGCCGCGATCCGCGCGATCGAGGCCGACGCGTCACTGAACGAGGCGCAGAAAGCCAAGAAGAGGCAGCAGCTGGTGAGCGGCAAAGCCGTTGAGGAGGAGGAtgaagagaaggagaagaaagaggAACAACAGTCAGATGACTTTCTCGTTTCCCTTCGAAAGAACGTCAGCTGCTCTATATGCCTCCAGCTTCCTGAGAGGCCCGTCACG ACACCGTGCGGCCACAATTTCTGCCTGAAGTGTTTTCAGAAATGGGTGGCTGGCAAGAGGAAGCCTACATGCGGGACGTGTCGAGCTTCGATACCTAAGAAGATGAAGGATAACCCTAGAATCAACTCCGTTCTCGTCTCTGCTATCCGTCTAGCCATGGTTTCCAAATCGACAACTGTGTCAACTGCGAAGACTTACCAGTTCATTAGGAATGTGGACCGGCCTGAGAAGGCGTTTACCACCGAGAGGGCTAAGAAGACCGGGAAGGCTAATGCTTGTAGTGGGAGGATTTATGTGACTGTGCCGTCTGATCATTTCGGTCCTATTCTGGCGGGGAATGATCCGGACAGGAACCAAGGTGTTTTGGTTGGGGAGGCTTGGGAGGATAGGCAGGAGTGTAGGCAGTGGGGAGCTCATTTCCCGCATGTTGCTGGGATTGGTGGACAGTCGAGTTATGGAGCTCAGTCTGTGGCGCTCTCTGGGGGTTACAAGGATGATGAGGATCATGGTGAATGGTTTCTCTACACTGGAAG TGGAGGAAGAGATCTGACAGGGAACAAGAGAACCAACAAAGATCAGGCGTTTGATCAGCAGTTTACAAAGTCAAATGCAGCTCTGAGGCTTAGTTGCAAAATGGGATATCCTGTGAGAGTTGTCAG GTCTCACAAGGAGAAGCGTTCTGCTTATGCCCCTGCGGAGAAAAGTGTGAGATATGATGGAGTTTACAGGATTGAGAAGTGCTGGAGGAAAGTTGGAATACAG GGCAAAAGGGTCTGTCGTTACCTTTTCGTCAGGTGTGACAATGAACCAGCTCCATGGACCAG TGATGAGCTTGGTGATCGTCCAAGACCTCTGCCTTCTATCCCAGAGCTCAAGAAGGCCACCGATATGTTTGTGAGAACGGAAAGCCCATCATGGGATTTTGAT GAATCTGATGGTCGTTGGAAGTGGATGAAGTCTCCACCTGCTAGCAGAAAGGCAATTGCTGCTTTGGATCCTGCAGCGAGGAAAGCCATGAAAGGTGGAGGAAACAAAAGGGACAAATTTCTCAAAG AATTTGGCTGCCAAATCTGTCGGAAAGTGATGAGCTCTCCTGTGACAACGCCTTGCGCTCACAACTTCTGCAAGGAGTGCCTAACTGGGAAATTTGCTGGGATAACTCAAGTGAGGCAGAGAAGCAGAGGTGGGCGCACTCTACGTGCACAGAAGAACGTCATGAAATGCCCTTGCTGCCCAAATGACATTTCTGACTTCCTGCAGAACCCACAG GTGAATAGGGAATTGATGGATGTGATAGaggaggtgaagaagaagaaagagttgGAGGAGCGACAAGATGAAGGAAACTCTGAAAATTCCGCTGAAGGAGGAAACACAGGatctgaagaagaggaagaagaccaagaggaagaagaagaagaagaggaagaagaagaggaggaggaagaggaagaggaagacgaggaagaagaatctGAAGTTCATGTGTCTGAAGATGAGCCAGCAGCCAAGAAGATAAAACTCTCAGCTTAA
- the LOC103837885 gene encoding extensin yields MVSWLSSLVIAVTFTSLFTGLSARRHLLQTTPATQPPVTTTFPPLPKPTMPPPMPSSLPQPTLPQPAAFPPLPSTQIPSLPNPTQPINIPNFPQISIPNFPISIPNNFPFNIPTSIPTIPFFTPPPSK; encoded by the coding sequence atGGTTTCTTGGCTATCATCTCTCGTCATTGCAGTGACATTCACAAGCTTATTCACCGGTCTATCTGCTCGTCGCCATCTTCTCCAAACAACACCAGCGACTCAACCACCAGTTACAACAACATTCCCACCACTTCCCAAACCCACAATGCCACCACCAATGCCTTCTTCGCTTCCTCAGCCAACTCTTCCTCAACCAGCAGCGTTTCCACCATTACCGAGCACACAGATACCTTCTCTGCCTAACCCAACACAACCTATTAATATCCCAAACTTTCCACAAATCAGTATCCCTAATTTCCCAATTAGCATTCCAAACAACTTCCCCTTTAATATTCCCACTAGCATTCCTACCATTCCTTTCTTCACTCCACCACCTTCCAAGTGA
- the LOC103837886 gene encoding mitochondrial uncoupling protein 5: protein MGLKGFAEGGIASIVAGCSTHPLDLIKVRMQLQGESASVQTTLRPALAFQTSSAVHAPSPPPRVGIITIGSRIVTQEGTRALFSGVSATVLRQTLYSTTRMGLYDILKTKWTDPETKTIPLTRKLAAGFLAGGIGAAVGNPADVAMVRMQADGRLPVVDRRNYKSVLDAIAQMVRGEGVTSLWRGSSMTINRAMLVTASQLATYDSVKETILEKGLMRDGLGTHVTSSFAAGFVASVASNPVDVIKTRVMNMKVEAGKTAPYKGAVDCALKTVRAEGIMALYKGFLPTVSRQAPFTVIMFVTLEQVKKVFKDFDF, encoded by the coding sequence ATGGGTCTAAAGGGTTTCGCTGAAGGAGGGATCGCATCGATCGTAGCGGGCTGTTCGACCCACCCGCTCGATCTAATCAAGGTCCGAATGCAGCTCCAAGGCGAATCAGCCTCAGTTCAGACAACTCTCCGACCAGCTCTTGCCTTCCAGACTTCCTCCGCCGTTCACGCGCCTTCGCCTCCTCCGCGCGTGGGAATTATCACCATCGGATCTCGCATCGTCACACAAGAAGGCACGCGCGCTCTCTTCTCCGGCGTCTCCGCCACCGTTCTCCGCCAGACTCTCTACTCCACAACTCGTATGGGTCTATACGACATCCTGAAAACCAAATGGACCGACCCGGAAACCAAAACCATACCTTTGACCCGCAAACTCGCCGCCGGGTTCCTCGCCGGAGGTATCGGCGCCGCCGTCGGGAACCCGGCGGATGTCGCCATGGTGCGCATGCAAGCCGACGGGAGGCTCCCGGTGGTGGACCGGAGAAACTACAAGAGCGTTTTGGACGCGATCGCGCAGATGGTTCGCGGCGAAGGCGTCACGTCGCTGTGGAGAGGCTCGTCGATGACGATCAACAGAGCGATGCTCGTGACGGCGTCGCAGCTGGCTACGTACGACTCGGTGAAAGAAACGATTTTGGAGAAAGGGTTGATGAGAGACGGGCTTGGGACGCACGTGACGTCGAGCTTCGCGGCGGGGTTTGTGGCTTCGGTCGCGTCGAACCCGGTGGATGTGATTAAGACGAGAGTGATGAATATGAAGGTGGAGGCGGGGAAAACGGCGCCGTATAAGGGAGCGGTTGATTGCGCGTTGAAGACGGTGAGAGCGGAAGGGATCATGGCTTTATACAAAGGGTTTCTGCCGACGGTGTCGAGACAAGCACCGTTCACGGTGATTATGTTTGTGACACTCGAACAAGTTAAGAAGGTGTTCAAGGACTTTGACTTTTGA
- the LOC103837887 gene encoding cyclin-D2-1 isoform X2 encodes MAEVDNNLACGETSDSWITDETNCDGGFTNDELFSKDDNFNGNGSNPMMCSPPSSSLRQERIREMMEREVEFLPGADYLKRLRSGDWELRVRNQALDWILKVCAHYNFGTLCICLSMNYLDRFLTSYELPRDKTWAVQLLAVSCLSLAAKMEESDVPQTVELQVGDPKFVFEAKTVKRMELLVLNTLNWRLQALTPFSFIDHFIHKTNGHVSENSIYRSSQFILNTTKAIEFLDFRPSEIAAAAAASVSISGEVNCIDDEKTMSNLTYVKQERVKVCLNLMRNLTGEDGTGATLSPQQPRLAARVVPVSPIGVLEATCLSYRSDERTVESCTNSSQSSPDTNNNNNSNKRRRKQ; translated from the exons ATGGCTGAGGTTGACAATAATCTCGCCTGTGGTGAAACCAGCGATTCATGGATCACTGATGAAACCAACTGTGACGGCGGATTCACGAACGATGAACTTTTTAGTAAAGACGATAACTTTAACGGAAATGGATCAAACCCGATGATGTGTTCTCCTCCGTCTTCATCGCTGAGACAAGAAAGAATCAGAGAGATGATGGAGCGAGAGGTTGAGTTCTTGCCAGGAGCTGATTACCTCAAGAGGCTGCGTTCTGGGGACTGGGAGCTGCGTGTTAGGAACCAAGCTCTCGATTGGATTCTAAAG gtttgTGCTCATTACAATTTTGGAACACTCTGCATATGTCTATCCATGAACTACTTGGATCGGTTCTTAACATCCTATGAGCTGCCA AGAGACAAGACATGGGCTGTTCAGTTGCTAGCTGTCTCTTGCTTATCATTAGCAGCTAAAATGGAAGAATCAGATGTGCCTCAAACCGTTGAGTTACAG GTGGGAGATCCCAAGTTTGTTTTTGAGGCCAAAACTGTTAAAAGGATGGAACTTTTGGTACTCAACACTTTGAATTGGAGATTGCAAGCTCTAACTCCATTCTCCTTCATTGATCATTTCATTCACAAGACCAACGGTCACGTGTCAGAGAATTCCATCTATAGATCCTCACAGTTCATCTTGAACACCACAAAAG CAATTGAATTCTTGGACTTCAGGCCTTCTGAGATAGCTGCAGCAGCGGCAGCGTCTGTTTCCATTTCAGGAGAAGTAAATTGCATTGATGATGAAAAGACAATGTCTAATCTCACATATGTAAAACAG GAGAGAGTGAAGGTATGTTTGAATCTGATGAGAAACCTCACAGGGGAGGATGGGACTGGTGCTACATTGTCGCCACAGCAGCCGAGATTAGCGGCAAGAGTGGTGCCAGTGAGTCCAATTGGAGTGTTGGAAGCAACATGTTTGAGCTATAGGAGTGATGAGAGAACAGTTGAGTCATGTACAAATTCCTCACAGAGCAGTCCAGAcacaaacaacaacaataatagCAACAAGAGGAGGAGAAAACAATGA
- the LOC103837887 gene encoding cyclin-D2-1 isoform X1, whose product MAEVDNNLACGETSDSWITDETNCDGGFTNDELFSKDDNFNGNGSNPMMCSPPSSSLRQERIREMMEREVEFLPGADYLKRLRSGDWELRVRNQALDWILKVCAHYNFGTLCICLSMNYLDRFLTSYELPRDKTWAVQLLAVSCLSLAAKMEESDVPQTVELQVGDPKFVFEAKTVKRMELLVLNTLNWRLQALTPFSFIDHFIHKTNGHVSENSIYRSSQFILNTTKAIEFLDFRPSEIAAAAAASVSISGEVNCIDDEKTMSNLTYVKQQERVKVCLNLMRNLTGEDGTGATLSPQQPRLAARVVPVSPIGVLEATCLSYRSDERTVESCTNSSQSSPDTNNNNNSNKRRRKQ is encoded by the exons ATGGCTGAGGTTGACAATAATCTCGCCTGTGGTGAAACCAGCGATTCATGGATCACTGATGAAACCAACTGTGACGGCGGATTCACGAACGATGAACTTTTTAGTAAAGACGATAACTTTAACGGAAATGGATCAAACCCGATGATGTGTTCTCCTCCGTCTTCATCGCTGAGACAAGAAAGAATCAGAGAGATGATGGAGCGAGAGGTTGAGTTCTTGCCAGGAGCTGATTACCTCAAGAGGCTGCGTTCTGGGGACTGGGAGCTGCGTGTTAGGAACCAAGCTCTCGATTGGATTCTAAAG gtttgTGCTCATTACAATTTTGGAACACTCTGCATATGTCTATCCATGAACTACTTGGATCGGTTCTTAACATCCTATGAGCTGCCA AGAGACAAGACATGGGCTGTTCAGTTGCTAGCTGTCTCTTGCTTATCATTAGCAGCTAAAATGGAAGAATCAGATGTGCCTCAAACCGTTGAGTTACAG GTGGGAGATCCCAAGTTTGTTTTTGAGGCCAAAACTGTTAAAAGGATGGAACTTTTGGTACTCAACACTTTGAATTGGAGATTGCAAGCTCTAACTCCATTCTCCTTCATTGATCATTTCATTCACAAGACCAACGGTCACGTGTCAGAGAATTCCATCTATAGATCCTCACAGTTCATCTTGAACACCACAAAAG CAATTGAATTCTTGGACTTCAGGCCTTCTGAGATAGCTGCAGCAGCGGCAGCGTCTGTTTCCATTTCAGGAGAAGTAAATTGCATTGATGATGAAAAGACAATGTCTAATCTCACATATGTAAAACAG CAGGAGAGAGTGAAGGTATGTTTGAATCTGATGAGAAACCTCACAGGGGAGGATGGGACTGGTGCTACATTGTCGCCACAGCAGCCGAGATTAGCGGCAAGAGTGGTGCCAGTGAGTCCAATTGGAGTGTTGGAAGCAACATGTTTGAGCTATAGGAGTGATGAGAGAACAGTTGAGTCATGTACAAATTCCTCACAGAGCAGTCCAGAcacaaacaacaacaataatagCAACAAGAGGAGGAGAAAACAATGA
- the LOC103837888 gene encoding ATP-dependent 6-phosphofructokinase 5, chloroplastic, with the protein METLSPPIITSTLSIPYSNSSVLRRSHGLSSLILRKQRSPAANLSLISSRSSFARASAVEHGKSSASIDLSDPNWKRKYEREFEERFSIPHITDVFPDAEAIRSTFCLKMRSPTEEFVGGYPSDEEWHGYINNNDRVLLKVIRYSSPTSAGAECIDSDCSWVEQWIHRAGPREKIYFRPEQVKAAIITCGGLCPGLNDVIRHIVITLEIYGVKNIVGIPFGYKGFSDKDLTEMPLSRKVVQNIHLSGGSLLGVSRGGPSVSEIVDSMEERGINMLFVLGGNGTHAGANAIHNECRKRKMKVAVVGVPKTIDNDILHMDKTFGFDTAVEEAQRAINSAYIEAHSAYHGIGIVKLMGRNSGFIAMQASLASGQVDICLIPEVPFNIHGPNGVLKHLKYLIETKGSAVICVAEGAGQNLLEKTNAKDASGNTILGDFGVHIQQETKKYFKEVSMPVDVKYIDPTYMIRAVRANASDGILCTVLGQNAVHGAFAGYSGITVGIINTHYAYLPIPEVIAYPKSVDPNSRMWHRCLTSTGQPDFI; encoded by the exons ATGGAAACTCTCTCTCCGCCTATCATCACCTCCACCCTCTCGATTCCTTACAGCAACAGCTCTGTTCTCCGTAGGTCTCACGGTCTCAGCTCGTTAATCCTCCGGAAACAGAGATCTCCGGCGGCAAATCTCTCGCTGATCTCTTCTCGCAGCTCTTTCGCTCGAGCTTCAGCGGTTGAACACGGCAAAAGCTCGGCTTCGATCGATCTCAGCGATCCGAATTGGAAAAGAAAGTACGAGAGAGAGTTCGAGGAAAGATTCAGCATCCCTCACATCACTGACGTCTTCCCAGATGCTGAAGCTATACGTTCTACGTTTTGTCTCAAGATGAG gtCTCCTACGGAGGAATTTGTTGGTGGTTATCCTTCTGATGAAGAATGGCATGGATACATTAATAACAATGATAGGGTTCTTCTCAAGGTTATTAGATACTCTTCACCAACTTCTGCTGGAGCTGAGTGCATTGATTCCGACTGTTCTTGGGTTGAGCAATG GATTCACCGTGCTGGGCCGAGGGAGAAGATATACTTCAGACCGGAACAAGTGAAGGCTGCCATCATCACTTGTGGTGGGCTTTGTCCTGGTCTCAATGATGTCATCAGACAT ATTGTCATCACTCTTGAGATTTATGGTGTTAAGAACATTGTTGGGATTCCTTTTGGTTACAAAGGCTTCTCTGATAAAGATCTAACCGAAATGCCG TTATCAAGGAAAGTGGTTCAGAACATTCATCTATCTGGAGGAAGCTTGCTTGGAGTTTCACGTGGAGGTCCTAGTGTGAGCGAAATTGTTGACAGCATGGAg GAGAGAGGAATCAACATGCTTTTTGTGCTTGGTGGAAACGGGACTCATGCTGGCGCGAACGCTATACACAATGAG TGCCgcaaaagaaagatgaaggTAGCTGTAGTTGGTGTGCCAAAAACCATTGACAATGATATATTGCACATGGATAAGACATTTGGGTTTGATACTGCTGTTGAAGAAGCACAACGAGCTATAAACTCCGCCTACATTGAG gcACATAGTGCTTATCATGGCATTGGCATTGTAAAACTGATGGGTCGTAACAGTGGTTTCATTGCCATGCAAGCCTCTTTAGCAAGCGGACAAGTCGACATCTGTTTGATTCCTGAG GTTCCTTTCAATATTCATGGACCTAATGGTGTACTGAAGCACTTGAAGTACCTTATCGAAACAAAAGGCTCCGCTGTGATCTGTGTAGCAGAAGGAGCTGGACAG AATCTCCTCGAGAAAACTAATGCAAAAGATGCTTCTGGAAACACGATACTTGGTGATTTCGGTGTCCACATTCAACAAGAG ACGAAAAAGTACTTTAAAGAAGTAAGTATGCCAGTAGATGTGAAGTACATTGATCCAACATACATGATTCGAGCTGTCCGTGCAAATGCCTCAGATGGTATCCTCTGCACCGTTCTTGGACAAAACGCT GTTCATGGTGCATTTGCTGGATACAGTGGCATCACAGTAGGCATAATCAACACTCATTACGCGTATTTGCCAATCCCTGAAGTAATTGCGTATCCAAAGTCAGTCGATCCCAATAGTCGAATGTGGCATCGTTGCTTGACTTCAACAGGCCAACCAGATTTCATCTAA
- the LOC103837890 gene encoding GLABRA2 expression modulator produces MEPAKVDSDAKTVKDPNPSADPKAADQGPAKKVGEDANAEIALSEVEIETKGIDPAAAQAEAQPPARTSSGSKKSVHWSPELVSGSQEPDQKSASSYPAGSNPYIARSPAETSDASLKDTMESVKGALGRWGRRVAEAAKKTESLAGNTWQHLRTAPSFADAAMGRIAQSTKVLAEGGYEKIFRQTFETVPEEQLLNSFACYLSTSAGPVMGVLYISSAKLAYCSDNPLSYKNGGQTEWSYYKVVIPLHQLKAVNPSTSIVNPAEKYIQVISVDNHEFWFMGFLNYEGAVTSLQEALQAGGGLRSV; encoded by the exons ATGGAGCCGGCGAAGGTAGATTCCGATGCGAAGACTGTCAAGGATCCGAATCCGAGCGCCGATCCGAAAGCCGCGGATCAAGGACCGGCGAAGAAGGTAGGCGAGGACGCGAACGCCGAGATCGCCTTGTCGGAGGTCGAAATCGAGACGAAAGGGATCGATCCAGCAGCGGCGCAGGCGGAAGCGCAGCCGCCGGCGAGGACGTCGTCTGGATCGAAGAAATCGGTGCACTGGAGCCCCGAGCTGGTGTCCGGGTCTCAGGAGCCGGATCAGAAGTCCGCTTCGTCGTACCCGGCGGGATCTAATCCGTATATTGCTCGTTCTCCGGCTGAGACGTCGGATGCTTCCTTGAAAG ATACGATGGAGTCTGTGAAAGGAGCGCTTGGGAGATGGGGAAGGAGGGTTGCTGAAGCTGCTAAGAAGACGGAGAGCCTTGCCGGCAACACGTGGCAGCACC TGAGAACTGCTCCGAGTTTTGCGGATGCTGCTATGGGAAGAATTGCGCAGAGCACTAAGGTCCTTGCAGAAGGAGGATATGAGAAGATCTTCCGACAAACCTTTGAGACCGTTCCAGAAGAGCAGCTTCTAAATTCTTTTGCATGTTACTTGTCGACCTCAGCTGGGCCAGTTATGGGAGTTCTATATATATCCTCTGCCAAGCTTGCTTACTGTAGTGACAACCCTCTCTCTTACAAAAATGGTGGTCAAACTGAATGGAGCTACTACAAG GTAGTGATACCATTACATCAACTAAAAGCAGTGAATCCATCAACAAGCATAGTGAACCCGGCAGAAAAGTACATACAGGTAATATCGGTAGACAATCATGAGTTCTGGTTCATGGGTTTCTTGAACTACGAAGGTGCTGTGACATCTCTGCAAGAAGCTTTGCAAGCCGGTGGTGGTTTACGGTCAGTGTGA
- the LOC103837891 gene encoding classical arabinogalactan protein 2, which produces MSPKALQVVIFLGFLATSCLSQAPAPAPTTTVSPPTSLPPVTAETPSPVASPPVPVNEPTTAPTTSPTTSPVASPPQTDAPTSGPSSGLTPTSPPAPGPDRAADAPGSAAWANQAFLVGTFVAGALYAVVLA; this is translated from the coding sequence ATGAGTCCCAAGGCATTGCAAGTAGTGATCTTTCTTGGTTTCTTGGCCACTTCATGTCTCTCTCAAGCTCCGGCGCCTGCACCAACGACCACCGTTTCTCCACCGACGTCACTTCCTCCGGTGACAGCTGAAACACCTTCTCCAGTTGCTTCACCGCCGGTTCCAGTTAACGAGCCAACCACCGCTCCAACCACTTCTCCAACAACATCTCCTGTTGCATCTCCTCCTCAAACCGATGCTCCAACTTCTGGTCCTTCCTCTGGATTAACTCCTACTTCACCTCCGGCTCCCGGACCAGACAGAGCTGCTGATGCGCCTGGAAGTGCCGCATGGGCTAACCAAGCTTTCCTTGTGGGAACATTTGTTGCCGGAGCATTATACGCCGTCGTTTTGGCTTAG
- the LOC103837892 gene encoding monofunctional riboflavin biosynthesis protein RIBA 2, chloroplastic, with product MASLNLRCDSTHLLPSRHVTRTRPFRKTWMCPKIIPRRLNNVRMGVMMSEEGDVFSSSSSSKSNNGSMGIELQPDLVSFGTLAAEMIPTTMVSPEVEDEEFDLDRPTEGFASIPQAIEDIRQGKLVIVVDDEDRENEGDLIMAASLVTPEAMAFVVKHGTGIVCVSMKGEDLERLELPLMVTRKENEEKLRTAFTVSVDAKNGTSTGVSARDRAQTILALASKDSKPQDFNRPGHIFPLRYREGGVLKRAGHTEASVDLTVLAGLEPVSVLCEIVDDDGSMARLPRLRQFAQENNLKIISIADLIRYRRKRERLVEFTAVAPIPTMWGPFKAYCFKSLLDGVEHIAMVKGEVGDGKDVLVRVHAECITDDIFGNGSGGKQLAIAMRQIEETGRGVFVYLRGPEAKGIDLTHKPRTYDNASDQTEGVSFPVASREYGIGAQILRDLGVRTMKVMTNNPAHYVGLKGYGLSITGKVPLISPSS from the exons ATGGCGTCCCTCAATCTTCGATGCGACTCAACGCATCTTCTTCCCTCGCG tCATGTTACGAGGACAAGACCGTTTAGGAAGACATGGATGTGTCCTAAGATCATACCAAGGAGATTAAACAATGTTAGAATGGGAGTGATGATGTCTGAGGAAGGAGATgtcttctcttcctcctcctcctccaagaGTAATAATGGATCAATGGGGATCGAGTTGCAGCCGGATTTGGTTTCTTTCGGAACGTTAGCAGCAGAAATGATTCCCACGACAATGGTTTCACCTGAAGTTGAGGATGAAGAGTTTGATCTTGATCGTCCTACTGAAGGATTTGCATCTATTCCGCAAGCTATTGAGGATATTCGTCAGGGCAAG TTGGTGATTGTTGTGGATGATGAGGAtagagagaatgaaggagatTTGATAATGGCTGCATCGTTGGTGACACCTGAAGCTATGGCTTTTGTGGTGAAGCATGGGACTGGAATCGTGTGTGTGAGTATGAAAGGTGAAGACTTGGAGAGGTTAGAGCTTCCTTTAATGGTGACGCGGAAGGAGAACGAGGAGAAACTCCGCACGGCCTTCACGGTTTCTGTG GATGCTAAGAACGGAACATCGACAGGTGTCTCGGCTCGTGACAGGGCGCAGACGATATTAGCACTTGCATCAAAAGATTCGAAGCCTCAGGATTTCAACCGTCCTGGTCATATCTTTCCTTTGAGATACAGAGAAGGCGGTGTTCTTAAAAGAGCAGGGCACACAGAAGCCTCTGTTGATCTAACTGTGTTAGCTGGTTTGGAACCAGTTTCTGTTTTGTGTGAGATTGTAGATGATGATGGTTCCATGGCTAGGTTACCAAGACTCCGCCAATTTGCTCAAGAGAACAATTTGAAAATCATCTCAATCGCCGATCTAATCAG GTACCGAAGGAAAAGAGAGAGACTGGTCGAGTTTACTGCGGTGGCGCCTATACCGACAATGTGGGGACCATTTAAAGCATACTGCTTCAAGTCATTACTTGATGGAGTTGAGCACATTGCAATGGTCAAA GGAGAAGTCGGAGATGGGAAGGATGTTCTGGTGAGAGTACACGCGGAATGTATCACAGATGATATATTTGGAAACGGCTCTGGTGGGAAGCAATTAGCAATCGCTATGAGACAGATTGAAGAAACTGGGAGAGGTGTGTTTGTCTACTTACGTGGTCCTGAAGCTAAAGGCATTGACCTAACACACAAGCCTCGTACTTACGACAACGCTTCTGACCAAACCGAGGGTGTTTCATTCCCCGTTGCTTCAAGAGAATACGGCATTGGAGCACAA ATACTGAGGGATCTTGGAGTTAGAACGATGAAGGTGATGACGAATAATCCAGCTCATTATGTTGGACTTAAAGGCTATGGTTTATCAATCACCGGTAAGGTTCCACTCATCAGTCCCAGCTCCTAA